In Paenibacillus guangzhouensis, a single window of DNA contains:
- a CDS encoding sigma factor-like helix-turn-helix DNA-binding protein — MDKQQADLVIKNYIKPLYGFALNKTGKIDEAEELAGRITLEVYQAILKKTELLDMNSYVFKIAHYVWAKFVGEKVKSSNQLRIDDNEVMSRDEGFDEVIRQETAGALRREIAFLSHQQREIVVRYYYGGMKISEIAAEMSLSSGTVKWHLFEAKKELKHKMNTIRSMGNLGINPIRMTGLGHSGSPGNKGDTADFLATTIRQNIAFSAYHKPLTVNEIAEELGISPVFIEDEIESLEDYGFMDRLPGGKYRTNMYIEDPSSTKSEALYHLYKEYAEIAVEHYFKQFFSMGEVFRGTGVYIPGGDVNLLLWSLIPYAGKQLNFKELNRVSDEEVSVSRKDGGHYVAYATIHRDFDVSFDPKQYYYCGDMNRDSDEHALKAWQVDTWWCGRQGSWRDNLSSDYISLMHVIKGDLPQNDVNIDAYRRLFDKQYLLRAESGLEVNIVYCKDKPTGERLHAAIPQPSERIKEAAKKLDQAVYQVNLDGQPEHAHKYVRYWSQNSMASGILRAFVLKHLVDIGMLKVPDPHRQKGISTIMLMNQS, encoded by the coding sequence ATGGATAAACAACAAGCTGACCTTGTCATCAAGAATTACATAAAGCCGTTATATGGATTCGCCTTGAACAAAACGGGAAAGATCGACGAAGCCGAGGAACTGGCAGGAAGAATTACGCTGGAAGTATACCAAGCGATTCTCAAAAAGACAGAGTTACTGGATATGAACAGCTATGTCTTTAAGATTGCGCATTATGTGTGGGCGAAATTCGTAGGGGAGAAAGTGAAATCGTCCAACCAATTGCGTATTGATGACAATGAGGTAATGTCCAGAGACGAGGGCTTCGACGAGGTCATCCGTCAAGAAACGGCTGGCGCATTGCGGCGCGAAATCGCTTTTTTATCTCACCAACAACGGGAAATCGTTGTCAGGTACTATTACGGCGGAATGAAAATTAGCGAAATCGCGGCTGAGATGAGTCTTTCTAGCGGTACGGTCAAATGGCACTTATTCGAAGCGAAAAAGGAGCTGAAACACAAAATGAACACAATTCGATCGATGGGTAATCTCGGCATCAACCCGATTCGCATGACAGGTTTAGGGCATAGCGGATCCCCAGGCAACAAAGGCGATACCGCCGACTTTTTAGCGACGACGATCAGACAAAACATCGCATTCTCAGCTTATCATAAGCCGCTCACGGTAAATGAAATCGCTGAAGAACTGGGCATTTCACCTGTATTTATCGAGGATGAAATCGAATCACTGGAAGATTACGGCTTCATGGATAGACTTCCGGGTGGAAAGTATCGTACCAATATGTATATTGAAGATCCGTCCTCAACGAAAAGCGAGGCGCTATACCATTTGTACAAAGAATATGCGGAGATTGCCGTCGAACATTATTTCAAGCAGTTTTTCTCGATGGGTGAAGTGTTCCGAGGGACTGGTGTCTACATTCCAGGAGGAGATGTCAATCTACTGTTGTGGAGCCTCATTCCGTATGCTGGTAAGCAGTTGAACTTCAAAGAACTTAATAGGGTAAGTGATGAAGAGGTTTCCGTCAGCCGCAAAGATGGTGGCCATTACGTCGCTTATGCTACGATCCACAGAGATTTTGACGTCAGTTTTGACCCCAAACAATATTATTATTGTGGCGATATGAATCGAGATTCCGATGAGCATGCACTAAAGGCATGGCAGGTCGATACGTGGTGGTGCGGCAGACAGGGCAGTTGGCGAGACAATCTGAGTTCGGATTACATCAGTCTGATGCATGTGATCAAAGGAGATTTACCGCAAAACGATGTGAACATTGACGCCTATCGCCGTCTTTTCGACAAACAATATTTGCTGCGAGCGGAATCTGGCCTTGAAGTTAATATTGTGTATTGCAAAGATAAGCCAACAGGAGAACGTCTGCATGCGGCGATTCCGCAACCGTCCGAACGAATTAAAGAAGCTGCTAAGAAACTGGATCAAGCTGTTTATCAAGTGAACCTCGATGGCCAACCAGAACATGCGCATAAATATGTGCGCTACTGGTCACAGAACAGTATGGCGTCGGGAATATTACGTGCATTCGTACTTAAACATTTAGTCGACATCGGCATGTTAAAAGTGCCTGATCCGCACCGGCAAAAAGGCATTTCAACAATCATGCTCATGAATCAAAGCTAG
- a CDS encoding AzlC family ABC transporter permease, with translation MQGVKDCIPTLLGYLSIGFAAGVLEKTAGLSNLEIILLSVLVYAGSAQFIAAGMIAVGTSATAIIITIFFVNLRHILLSAALSPYFRHLTPLKNMLIGSLLTDETFGVAINEAAQRNRIHEKWMHGLNLTAYLNWIFANIAGAYFGQWISDPAKFGLDFALPAMFIGLLILAIISRKKVKLDVIVAICAVVIAVSIAVVYPGNVGVIVATIVASTIGMVIEKWK, from the coding sequence ATGCAAGGAGTGAAGGATTGTATTCCAACCTTGCTGGGGTATTTGAGTATTGGATTTGCAGCGGGTGTGCTGGAAAAGACAGCGGGTCTGAGCAATTTGGAAATCATACTTCTGAGTGTATTGGTATATGCAGGATCTGCACAGTTTATTGCAGCCGGAATGATTGCCGTGGGGACATCAGCAACAGCGATTATAATTACGATATTCTTTGTAAATTTACGGCATATTCTGCTCAGTGCGGCATTGTCACCCTATTTTCGGCATCTTACCCCACTTAAAAATATGTTGATAGGATCTCTTTTAACAGATGAAACCTTTGGTGTTGCCATTAATGAAGCAGCGCAAAGAAACCGGATTCACGAAAAATGGATGCACGGCTTAAATCTGACAGCGTATCTCAACTGGATATTCGCGAATATTGCAGGTGCATATTTCGGACAGTGGATTTCAGACCCGGCAAAGTTCGGACTGGATTTTGCTCTGCCTGCCATGTTCATCGGTTTGTTGATCCTGGCGATTATCAGCCGTAAGAAAGTGAAGCTCGATGTCATTGTGGCTATTTGTGCGGTGGTTATTGCGGTAAGTATAGCTGTTGTTTACCCTGGAAATGTAGGGGTTATTGTAGCTACGATAGTCGCTTCTACGATTGGGATGGTGATAGAGAAATGGAAGTAA
- a CDS encoding YjjG family noncanonical pyrimidine nucleotidase, which yields MKKYRTLLFDVDDTLLDFSAAEREALRLLFEEQNIPFNNEIEANYRKINQGLWKDFEEGKVNRDEVVNTRFTILFKSYDQEVDGILLEKSYRTYLEQGNQLVNGAFQLITDLQNRYDIYIVTNGVSKTQDTRLRASGLHPLFKDIFVSEDTGFHKPMKEFFDYVFARIPNFDVNQALIIGNSLSSDIKGGQIAGIYTCWYNPERKPNNTDIVPTYEIQKLNELYRLLT from the coding sequence TTGAAAAAATACAGAACCTTATTATTTGATGTAGATGATACACTATTGGATTTTAGCGCAGCAGAAAGGGAAGCTTTGCGTTTGCTTTTTGAAGAACAAAACATTCCCTTTAACAATGAAATCGAAGCAAATTATAGAAAAATAAATCAAGGTCTATGGAAGGATTTTGAAGAAGGAAAGGTAAATCGTGATGAGGTTGTGAATACTCGATTTACGATTTTATTCAAGTCATATGATCAAGAAGTTGATGGAATTTTACTAGAAAAGAGCTATCGTACCTATTTAGAACAAGGAAATCAGCTTGTCAATGGGGCATTTCAACTGATAACAGACCTACAAAATCGTTATGACATTTATATAGTTACGAATGGTGTTTCCAAGACACAGGATACACGCTTACGTGCTTCAGGATTACATCCATTATTTAAAGATATTTTTGTGTCAGAGGACACAGGCTTTCATAAGCCCATGAAGGAATTTTTTGATTATGTATTCGCGAGAATTCCTAATTTTGATGTGAATCAAGCATTAATTATAGGAAATTCCTTGAGTTCAGATATTAAAGGTGGACAGATTGCCGGAATATACACATGTTGGTATAACCCTGAAAGGAAGCCAAATAACACAGATATTGTTCCAACCTATGAGATTCAAAAACTTAATGAGCTTTATCGGCTTTTGACATAA
- a CDS encoding ArsR/SmtB family transcription factor: MSQRTEHVMQQFKACIPLLEVLTDENRQAIIMLLAQNKSGLHVNAISGHISLSRPAVSHHLKVLKQSGFVKSDKKGVENYYVLTVRKPLEQLKALITSVEAECDGSQ, translated from the coding sequence ATGAGCCAGAGAACCGAGCATGTCATGCAACAATTTAAAGCGTGCATCCCTTTGTTGGAAGTGCTGACTGATGAAAACCGTCAAGCTATTATTATGCTGCTGGCGCAGAACAAGTCGGGACTTCATGTGAATGCGATATCAGGCCATATAAGTTTATCTAGACCGGCTGTCTCGCATCATTTGAAGGTGTTGAAACAGTCTGGATTTGTTAAATCCGACAAAAAAGGCGTAGAAAATTATTATGTATTGACTGTCCGTAAACCGCTTGAACAACTCAAAGCATTAATTACTTCCGTTGAAGCTGAGTGTGATGGGTCTCAGTGA
- a CDS encoding NADP-dependent oxidoreductase, translating to MKAIVIEKYGKNVPFVMTEQPIPTIGEHDVLVEIHAASLNPIDYKIKEGKMKFLLNYRFPLILGNDFSGVVVKVGARVNTFKPGDEVYGRPRKNRIGTLAEFIAVHEEDIWLKPQNLTFEEAASIPLVGLTTYQAFVDIINLQQGQKILIHAGSGGVGTFAIQLAKLMGAFVATTASDKGYELVKSMGADLIINYKTENFEEMLTGYDAVFDTLGGEVLEKSFRILKPGGQIVSISGMPNAKFGKEAKLGWMKTAILSIVSRKMKALEKKSQAGYHFLFMKPSGAQLKVLKEFIEEGRIKPVIDKVYQLKDTEQAFHYLESGSAKGKVIIRMERSF from the coding sequence ATGAAGGCCATAGTCATTGAGAAATACGGAAAAAATGTTCCATTCGTTATGACAGAACAACCAATACCTACGATCGGAGAACACGATGTGCTGGTGGAAATTCATGCTGCAAGCTTAAATCCGATTGACTATAAAATTAAGGAAGGTAAAATGAAGTTTCTGTTGAATTACAGGTTTCCTCTCATCTTAGGAAATGATTTCTCCGGCGTTGTCGTCAAGGTTGGCGCTCGGGTGAATACATTTAAACCCGGAGATGAAGTTTATGGGAGACCCCGTAAAAACCGGATCGGCACATTAGCCGAATTTATTGCTGTTCATGAGGAAGATATTTGGCTGAAACCGCAGAATCTAACCTTTGAAGAAGCGGCATCGATACCGCTTGTTGGACTTACGACTTACCAAGCTTTTGTTGATATTATCAATCTTCAACAAGGCCAAAAAATTCTGATTCACGCAGGTTCGGGAGGCGTAGGCACCTTCGCCATCCAACTGGCCAAGCTGATGGGCGCTTTTGTCGCTACAACAGCAAGCGATAAAGGCTATGAATTAGTCAAATCCATGGGGGCCGACCTGATTATTAATTATAAAACAGAGAATTTTGAAGAAATGCTTACCGGATATGACGCTGTTTTTGATACCTTAGGAGGAGAAGTGTTGGAAAAATCATTCCGCATACTGAAGCCAGGCGGACAAATTGTATCCATCTCCGGCATGCCAAACGCCAAATTTGGAAAAGAAGCAAAGTTAGGTTGGATGAAAACAGCAATTTTGTCCATCGTTAGCCGTAAGATGAAAGCTCTAGAAAAGAAGAGCCAAGCGGGATATCACTTCCTTTTTATGAAACCGAGCGGAGCGCAATTGAAGGTTTTAAAGGAATTTATTGAAGAAGGTCGTATTAAGCCTGTCATTGATAAGGTGTATCAATTGAAAGATACTGAGCAAGCATTTCATTACCTGGAAAGCGGAAGTGCCAAAGGAAAGGTTATCATTAGAATGGAGAGATCATTTTGA
- a CDS encoding TrmB family transcriptional regulator, translating into MEDIYKELQKLGFSQYECKAYTSLLKISPITGYEISKRSGVPRSMIYEVIGKLLDKGAIYTVPSEPITYAPLPAKDLIGRLRNNFEQSFDFLEKKLNALESEQELDVIRRISSDEHVLMEINEMIEAAKDELWLSVWEPQVGFIQERIDRRVDEGISVFSVLFGKSETQLGITYHHDYMSPEVAEERMGGHLTIVARDKEEVLISNFGPNREAWAIKTQDPALVLVAIEYIRHDIMFAEVTKLVGPEKVEALWRNKPDLYHVVTGKRFM; encoded by the coding sequence ATGGAAGATATTTATAAAGAGTTACAAAAGCTCGGCTTTTCCCAATACGAATGCAAAGCCTACACCAGCTTATTGAAGATCTCTCCAATCACAGGCTATGAAATCAGCAAACGCTCAGGCGTACCACGTTCCATGATTTACGAAGTGATCGGTAAGCTGCTTGACAAAGGGGCGATTTATACTGTACCTTCAGAGCCGATCACATACGCACCGTTGCCGGCCAAGGACTTGATTGGGAGACTTCGCAACAACTTTGAACAATCCTTTGATTTCTTAGAGAAAAAACTCAATGCACTGGAAAGCGAACAAGAATTAGACGTCATCAGGCGAATCAGCAGCGACGAGCACGTCCTCATGGAAATCAACGAGATGATCGAAGCAGCCAAGGATGAACTTTGGCTATCCGTATGGGAGCCGCAGGTCGGGTTTATCCAGGAACGGATTGATCGACGCGTAGACGAGGGAATCTCTGTCTTTTCCGTACTGTTCGGAAAATCAGAAACGCAGTTGGGGATCACCTACCATCACGATTATATGTCTCCAGAAGTGGCAGAAGAACGAATGGGCGGTCATCTGACGATCGTGGCAAGGGACAAAGAAGAAGTCTTGATCTCAAACTTTGGACCGAATCGAGAAGCATGGGCCATCAAGACCCAAGACCCGGCACTCGTCCTCGTAGCCATTGAATACATTCGCCATGATATCATGTTTGCTGAGGTAACCAAGTTGGTTGGCCCAGAAAAAGTAGAAGCGCTTTGGAGAAACAAACCGGATCTCTATCATGTGGTAACAGGAAAACGGTTCATGTAG
- a CDS encoding phosphotransferase family protein: MEHHGIMSEVLAQVKKFMRELDSQEGAWGLIHADIQRGNIVITESGEPCFIDFCLSGFGYYLFDIGSASTKFEGKKRDIFLKGYTSKAPVSKDHLRYDRRRRIKLTGHNSLKN, from the coding sequence ATGGAACATCACGGGATCATGTCCGAAGTGCTGGCTCAGGTGAAGAAATTCATGCGAGAACTGGACTCGCAGGAAGGAGCTTGGGGGTTAATTCATGCAGATATTCAACGGGGGAATATCGTTATCACTGAAAGTGGTGAGCCTTGTTTTATTGATTTTTGCCTATCCGGATTCGGTTATTACTTATTCGATATCGGGAGCGCATCTACGAAATTTGAGGGCAAAAAGCGAGACATTTTTCTGAAAGGCTACACGTCAAAAGCTCCAGTTTCCAAGGATCACTTAAGATACGATAGGCGAAGAAGAATTAAGCTAACAGGACACAATAGCTTAAAAAACTAA
- a CDS encoding DUF899 domain-containing protein, giving the protein MSIFSMPQIVSEEEWQIARQKLLVKEKELTRALDALAAERRRLPMVRIEKDYVFEGPNGTACLLDLFDGRRQLIVYHFMMAPGSDHYCRGCSSFIDNIGHLSHLHARDTSFILVSPAPYTQIELFRKRMGWTIPWFSSNGDNFNIDCGAGKGFGLSIFLHNDHSVFRTYYTTARGVDRIRADFNFLDLTPYGRQEDWEDSPEGWPQTPPYTWWRLHDEYEV; this is encoded by the coding sequence ATGAGCATATTTTCAATGCCTCAGATCGTTTCTGAAGAAGAGTGGCAGATTGCTCGTCAAAAACTGCTCGTCAAAGAAAAGGAACTCACCCGCGCGTTGGACGCACTTGCCGCGGAGCGCAGAAGGCTGCCGATGGTGCGAATTGAAAAAGATTACGTGTTCGAGGGACCGAACGGCACAGCGTGCCTGCTTGACCTTTTCGACGGACGTCGGCAGCTCATCGTCTATCATTTCATGATGGCCCCAGGATCCGATCATTACTGCCGCGGCTGCTCATCCTTTATTGACAACATTGGCCACCTATCCCATCTGCACGCCCGTGATACTTCCTTCATTCTCGTTTCGCCAGCACCCTATACACAGATCGAACTTTTTCGAAAGCGCATGGGTTGGACAATCCCTTGGTTTTCTTCAAACGGCGATAATTTCAATATCGACTGCGGTGCAGGCAAAGGATTTGGTCTGAGTATCTTCCTCCATAATGACCATAGCGTGTTTCGAACCTATTATACGACAGCACGCGGTGTAGACAGGATCAGAGCCGACTTCAATTTCCTCGATCTGACGCCCTACGGCCGGCAGGAGGATTGGGAGGATTCACCTGAAGGGTGGCCGCAAACACCTCCATACACGTGGTGGCGATTACACGACGAGTACGAAGTATGA
- the yjcZ gene encoding sporulation protein YjcZ — protein MSELRGGLFTNTATILVLFILLVIVTCACTGFGFGI, from the coding sequence ATGTCCGAGTTACGTGGTGGTTTGTTTACAAATACAGCTACGATCCTTGTATTGTTCATCTTGTTAGTTATAGTCACGTGTGCATGTACTGGTTTCGGTTTTGGTATCTAA
- a CDS encoding AzlD domain-containing protein — MEVRWDVFLIIIGSALVTFLPRVLPLMVLSRMELPEWGIRWLNYVPISVMAALVGQELFVQDGHFSLLDNVELLAAIPTILVAMKTKSLLGTVVAGMVSIMALRFFF; from the coding sequence ATGGAAGTAAGATGGGACGTCTTCTTGATTATTATCGGGTCTGCCCTGGTGACATTCTTGCCCCGGGTATTGCCTCTTATGGTTCTGAGCCGGATGGAGCTCCCGGAATGGGGAATTCGCTGGTTGAACTATGTTCCCATATCTGTGATGGCGGCATTGGTCGGACAGGAACTATTCGTACAGGATGGACACTTCTCTCTGTTAGACAATGTCGAGCTGCTGGCAGCGATCCCTACTATTCTTGTCGCTATGAAAACGAAAAGTTTGCTCGGAACGGTAGTTGCAGGAATGGTGTCGATCATGGCTTTACGTTTCTTCTTTTAG
- a CDS encoding serine/threonine protein kinase, translating into MDSGQEVVLKQSKPSKGTLGRDLLYREIDVLGRLRHPSIQRCLASFEYKDQLYMVTEYLQGKTVEDLIFERGEVYSEKEALCFARRLMEILSYVHEQGFVHLDIRIPNVILDGDQIHLIDFGLACRLGEPIRTELKPHDETMRNRTVEATEDLSAIGHFILFMLYTGYDPCTSEVELNLGWEDELTVSPMTKHMLRKLLQIDPPYRIHNNLCVIWTIG; encoded by the coding sequence GTGGATTCCGGCCAAGAGGTCGTTCTGAAGCAATCCAAGCCAAGCAAAGGGACGTTAGGTCGAGATTTGTTGTACCGGGAGATTGATGTTCTGGGGCGGCTAAGACATCCTTCGATTCAGAGATGTTTAGCATCGTTCGAATATAAAGACCAGTTGTATATGGTAACCGAGTACTTGCAAGGAAAGACGGTGGAAGATTTAATTTTCGAGCGAGGGGAAGTGTATTCTGAAAAAGAGGCGCTTTGTTTCGCTCGCAGGTTGATGGAGATTTTGAGTTATGTCCATGAACAAGGATTCGTTCATCTTGATATCAGGATACCGAACGTCATATTGGATGGAGATCAGATCCACCTCATTGATTTTGGATTAGCATGTCGTCTGGGGGAGCCGATTCGTACGGAACTCAAACCGCATGATGAGACAATGCGAAATAGAACCGTGGAAGCTACAGAAGATCTATCTGCTATTGGCCATTTTATTCTTTTTATGCTGTATACCGGTTATGATCCGTGCACTTCTGAAGTTGAATTAAATTTAGGGTGGGAGGACGAGCTGACTGTATCACCGATGACCAAGCATATGCTTCGCAAGCTTCTTCAAATCGATCCTCCTTATAGGATACACAACAATTTGTGCGTGATTTGGACCATTGGTTGA